The proteins below come from a single Timaviella obliquedivisa GSE-PSE-MK23-08B genomic window:
- a CDS encoding sugar transferase: protein MASNYLSTLKPDLRSLGSDLRSPSITRFRRGIVIKWLRVALLVISDAVGITSAWWLASLLGTPLASPWHVSHSSQGATLLPLILAVIIGIVGARGLYKAGNHRRDYLALIKSVSLAEVLLLLIAFLYEPDQTISRSTFLLSWFLTAVFTSAGRFCLDFTTHFLRKLGAIRYSVFLISEIENRDRHSHLIEQESHYNIVETADASALDRANRQRTFESLRSLGVVETFVSWQAIHRRLYLCWHFQRAGITLRILPTNWESFFPRSEFQMLGNVPAPAITAPLIVGSDYWVKRCLDFCCGAALFVVLFPLYLVLAILIKLDSRGPIFFRQTRIGLHGRKFKVWKFRTMVINADQLQVTLESKNEMKDGILFKIKDDPRVTTIGSVLRRYSLDELPQLFNILLGEMSFVGPRPLPVRDVARFEERHFIRQEVLPGITGLWQVSGRSNIESFEDAVNLDISYIANWSLWLDLKILVQTVQVVLQRKGAY, encoded by the coding sequence ATGGCTTCCAATTATTTGTCGACACTAAAGCCTGATTTGCGATCGCTAGGTTCAGATCTGCGCTCTCCCTCCATCACAAGATTCCGACGAGGAATTGTCATCAAGTGGTTGCGAGTCGCCCTCCTGGTCATCTCTGATGCAGTCGGCATTACTTCAGCATGGTGGTTAGCATCCTTGTTAGGAACACCCTTAGCTTCCCCTTGGCATGTCTCTCATAGTTCTCAGGGTGCCACATTATTGCCTCTTATTCTGGCAGTCATCATTGGTATTGTGGGCGCACGCGGGCTGTACAAAGCTGGTAATCATCGGCGAGATTATTTAGCCTTAATCAAGTCTGTTTCCCTTGCTGAAGTTCTTCTGCTTCTCATCGCTTTTCTATACGAGCCAGATCAAACTATTTCACGATCAACTTTTTTACTATCTTGGTTTTTGACGGCTGTATTCACAAGTGCGGGACGTTTTTGCTTAGATTTTACTACTCACTTCCTTCGCAAGCTGGGTGCTATTCGTTACTCTGTGTTTCTCATTTCTGAAATAGAGAACCGCGATCGACATTCTCATCTAATTGAACAAGAGAGCCACTACAACATTGTAGAAACAGCAGATGCGAGTGCTTTAGATCGAGCCAATCGGCAGAGAACTTTTGAGAGCTTGAGAAGTTTAGGCGTTGTTGAAACCTTTGTTTCTTGGCAAGCTATTCATCGGCGGCTGTATCTCTGTTGGCACTTCCAAAGGGCTGGAATTACCCTGCGAATTTTACCAACAAACTGGGAATCTTTTTTTCCTAGATCCGAGTTTCAGATGTTGGGAAACGTTCCTGCCCCTGCCATCACTGCTCCACTGATCGTGGGGAGCGACTACTGGGTTAAGCGCTGTCTTGATTTTTGCTGTGGGGCAGCCTTGTTTGTTGTGCTGTTTCCGCTTTACTTGGTTTTGGCGATATTGATCAAGCTAGACTCTCGCGGACCTATCTTTTTTAGACAAACTCGAATTGGTTTGCATGGTCGAAAGTTTAAGGTTTGGAAGTTCCGAACAATGGTGATTAATGCTGATCAGCTTCAGGTGACGTTGGAGTCTAAAAATGAAATGAAAGATGGCATTTTGTTTAAGATTAAAGATGATCCTCGCGTTACCACAATAGGCAGTGTTCTACGGCGTTACAGCTTGGACGAATTACCGCAGCTTTTCAATATCTTATTAGGGGAAATGAGTTTCGTTGGACCTCGTCCTTTGCCTGTCAGAGATGTAGCACGATTTGAGGAGAGGCACTTTATTCGGCAGGAGGTGCTTCCTGGAATTACTGGACTATGGCAGGTTTCTGGACGCTCTAACATTGAAAGCTTTGAAGATGCGGTCAATCTTGATATTAGCTACATTGCTAATTGGTCACTGTGGCTTGATTTAAAGATTTTAGTGCAGACAGTGCAGGTCGTTCTGCAAAGGAAGGGCGCTTATTAG
- the cysC gene encoding adenylyl-sulfate kinase, giving the protein MGGVTVWFTGLSGAGKTTIRMAVEQVLRAQGHKVEVLDGDIVRENLTKGLGFSKADRDENIRRIGFVSHLLTRNGVIVLVSAISPYREIRDEVRGRIGDFVEVFVNAPLEVCEERDVKGLYKRARSGELKQFTGIDDPYEAPLSPEIECRTDLETLEESTEKVLHYLKELGYLPENSKAA; this is encoded by the coding sequence ATGGGCGGCGTGACAGTTTGGTTTACAGGTTTAAGTGGGGCAGGCAAAACCACCATACGGATGGCGGTAGAGCAAGTGTTGCGCGCCCAGGGGCACAAAGTCGAAGTTTTGGATGGTGACATTGTGCGGGAAAACTTGACGAAAGGGCTGGGCTTTAGCAAAGCAGACCGAGACGAAAACATTCGCCGGATTGGGTTTGTGTCTCATTTATTAACCCGTAATGGCGTGATTGTGTTGGTTTCGGCAATTTCACCTTACCGCGAGATTCGGGATGAGGTGCGGGGACGAATTGGGGATTTTGTAGAAGTCTTTGTCAATGCTCCCTTGGAGGTTTGTGAAGAGCGGGATGTGAAAGGGCTTTACAAGAGGGCACGATCTGGAGAACTGAAGCAGTTTACTGGCATTGATGATCCGTATGAAGCGCCTCTTTCACCTGAGATTGAATGCAGAACAGACTTAGAGACGCTAGAGGAAAGTACTGAAAAGGTTCTTCATTACCTCAAAGAACTGGGCTATTTGCCGGAAAACTCAAAGGCGGCGTAG
- a CDS encoding glycosyltransferase yields MHSLQQRHLSKPEPLELPSISIVVPNHQGGLTIGQTLQSLLDQNYPNLEIIVIDGGSTDDSISIIRQFESHLTKWISEPDRGQSHAINKGFACCTGDIVNWLCSDDLLAPNALHTIGKIFTSDPEIDVLVGRCRIEYLTDENPGIPLKASRFWLNLLQRFMPLGTIVQEPDNDHVFIRSTTLEQINLMPASVPIHQPSCFYRRRLLNREHPVNEDYHYTMDIELFNYFYASGVRWQTTDAVLSIAPVSGQNKSSLAGIKATYELEKIYATYVQERIPLTYWHRHLRYPLERFLKQNQNTLWIYLIGPLWVAITLLLAPFYGFKRAWALRWTSWI; encoded by the coding sequence ATGCATTCTCTGCAACAACGTCATCTAAGCAAACCTGAACCGTTAGAACTACCTAGCATCTCTATTGTGGTGCCCAACCATCAAGGGGGTCTAACCATTGGTCAAACCTTGCAAAGCTTGCTCGACCAAAACTATCCTAATCTGGAGATTATTGTGATAGATGGAGGTTCGACGGATGACAGTATTAGCATCATTCGGCAGTTTGAATCTCATCTGACTAAATGGATCAGCGAACCCGATCGCGGTCAATCCCATGCTATTAACAAGGGCTTTGCTTGCTGTACAGGCGACATTGTGAATTGGCTATGTAGTGATGATCTCCTGGCACCCAATGCCCTCCACACAATTGGCAAAATTTTTACGAGTGATCCTGAAATTGATGTTCTCGTAGGACGTTGTCGTATCGAATATCTAACCGACGAGAACCCAGGGATTCCCCTGAAGGCTTCGCGCTTCTGGCTTAACCTCTTACAACGGTTCATGCCCCTAGGAACGATCGTTCAGGAACCTGACAATGACCACGTTTTTATTCGCTCAACCACCCTAGAACAAATTAATTTGATGCCCGCTAGTGTGCCTATTCACCAGCCTAGCTGCTTCTACCGCCGCCGATTATTAAATCGAGAGCATCCAGTCAACGAAGACTACCATTACACAATGGATATTGAACTATTCAACTATTTTTATGCCTCTGGTGTGCGCTGGCAAACTACGGATGCAGTTCTTAGCATTGCCCCAGTGAGTGGTCAGAATAAGTCAAGTCTGGCAGGGATTAAAGCCACCTATGAGCTTGAAAAAATTTATGCCACCTATGTCCAGGAGCGCATTCCCCTGACCTACTGGCATCGTCATTTACGATATCCCTTGGAGCGTTTCCTCAAGCAAAATCAGAACACTCTGTGGATTTATTTAATTGGGCCTTTATGGGTCGCTATCACACTACTGTTGGCTCCTTTCTATGGTTTTAAACGGGCTTGGGCGTTGCGCTGGACATCTTGGATTTAA
- a CDS encoding endo-1,4-beta-xylanase: protein MQRRDFLMGLSILAAVSPALARDLSVEASLHLHALKKGLIFGACPELDSLSQDQALLLAFLRECGAMTIETFWALIRPTENSFDFSVIDQFVEFALDRNLLVRGHPLIWHLLNPEWLDAKLIDSGTTVSQVEELLFNHISTVVGRYAGKVWVWDVVNEAIEPEDGRSDGLALRPWFKWLGSDYIDLAFWTAAQADPQALLAYNDGGQEYNLPLNEAKRDAALQLLERLTSKGVPIHIFGLQSHLKGYPENFNPDKLRRFLRDVASLGLKIMISELDVIDRLLPADTTDRDRQVASVYKDYLDVVLDEPAVFFVNTWGISDRYTWLAQQEPRLDGLSVRPLPLDDQMNRKPAWYAIAQAFDQCPHRRV, encoded by the coding sequence ATGCAACGACGAGATTTTCTAATGGGTTTAAGTATTTTGGCTGCTGTATCTCCTGCTCTAGCGAGAGATTTGTCCGTCGAAGCGTCTCTCCATCTTCATGCTCTCAAGAAGGGATTGATTTTTGGTGCTTGTCCAGAACTCGATTCTCTGAGCCAAGACCAAGCCCTATTGTTAGCCTTTCTGCGAGAGTGCGGAGCAATGACGATCGAAACGTTTTGGGCGCTGATTCGCCCGACGGAAAATAGCTTTGATTTTTCAGTCATTGATCAATTTGTTGAATTCGCTCTTGATCGTAATTTACTGGTTCGAGGTCATCCTTTGATTTGGCATCTGCTTAATCCTGAGTGGTTAGACGCTAAGTTGATAGATTCTGGGACAACGGTTAGTCAGGTTGAAGAACTCTTGTTCAATCACATTTCTACTGTCGTCGGTCGTTATGCTGGCAAAGTCTGGGTTTGGGATGTGGTCAACGAGGCGATCGAACCTGAGGATGGACGAAGCGATGGACTAGCACTGCGTCCTTGGTTCAAATGGCTGGGTTCCGATTACATTGATCTAGCGTTTTGGACTGCGGCTCAAGCTGATCCCCAAGCCTTATTGGCGTATAACGACGGAGGACAAGAGTATAACTTACCCCTAAATGAGGCAAAGCGAGATGCGGCGCTCCAACTGCTGGAACGATTGACATCCAAAGGCGTGCCTATCCATATCTTTGGATTGCAATCTCATCTGAAGGGATATCCTGAAAATTTCAACCCCGATAAACTTCGTCGCTTTCTTCGTGATGTTGCAAGTTTGGGTTTGAAAATTATGATCAGTGAGTTAGATGTGATTGATCGCCTGCTGCCTGCTGATACCACCGATCGCGATCGCCAAGTTGCCAGCGTGTATAAAGATTATCTTGATGTCGTTCTAGACGAACCCGCAGTTTTTTTTGTCAACACTTGGGGCATCAGCGATCGCTATACCTGGCTCGCTCAGCAAGAACCTCGCTTAGATGGTTTGTCGGTTCGCCCGTTACCCCTAGATGACCAAATGAATCGGAAACCTGCTTGGTATGCGATCGCTCAAGCCTTCGACCAGTGTCCTCACCGCAGAGTTTAA
- a CDS encoding glycosyltransferase family 4 protein, with product MKIAVIGARGLPPIPQEVASLDHDDVRHGVPFQGAATSGIEHYCAELYPRVVEAGHTVDLFARSSYVNRSWYRHFHDRGVRVIPMPCLNKRGADALISSCFGAISSVLHHYDIVHFHALGPALFSFLPRIASSSKIVVSCHGLDWQRVKWGKFSSRLIRLGEETAVRYAHEIIAVSQPLQGYFWKTYGRQTVYIPNAPATYEASDPAFRFGSALGLRPKRYMIYLGRLVPEKAPDLLIQAFQKLQPPGWTLVFIGKSSDTSSFTSNLLALANKNPNIVFTGELSGGRLAEIVRGAGLYVSASELEGLPLSMLEAMQEGIPMLASDIPPHQQLVGDDRGVMFQTGNLDSFVSQMDWAISNPQDMAERANRAQEFIRLGYQWDAIVTDTIKLYRFLKSEQEYNHSII from the coding sequence ATGAAAATTGCTGTGATTGGTGCAAGGGGTCTGCCTCCCATTCCTCAAGAGGTTGCTAGTCTAGATCATGATGATGTTCGTCATGGGGTGCCATTCCAAGGTGCGGCAACCAGCGGAATTGAGCATTACTGTGCAGAATTGTATCCACGGGTTGTTGAGGCAGGACATACTGTTGACTTATTTGCCCGTTCTTCCTACGTTAATCGTTCGTGGTACCGCCATTTTCACGATCGCGGCGTTAGAGTAATTCCCATGCCCTGCCTCAATAAGCGAGGAGCAGACGCATTGATTAGTTCATGCTTTGGTGCAATTTCTTCTGTCCTTCATCATTATGATATCGTTCATTTCCATGCGCTAGGGCCTGCACTTTTTAGCTTTTTACCCCGCATTGCAAGCTCCTCAAAGATCGTTGTTTCTTGTCATGGATTAGATTGGCAGCGCGTTAAATGGGGAAAATTTTCTAGCCGATTGATTCGTCTGGGTGAAGAAACTGCCGTTCGCTACGCCCATGAAATCATTGCTGTTTCTCAACCCCTTCAAGGTTACTTTTGGAAAACCTATGGGCGGCAAACCGTTTATATCCCTAACGCGCCAGCCACTTACGAGGCTTCTGATCCCGCTTTTCGGTTCGGCTCCGCTCTAGGGTTACGACCCAAACGCTACATGATTTATCTAGGACGGTTGGTTCCAGAGAAAGCACCAGATTTGCTGATTCAAGCCTTCCAAAAATTGCAGCCTCCAGGATGGACGCTTGTATTCATCGGTAAAAGTAGCGATACTTCGTCATTTACTTCTAATCTGCTAGCTCTTGCCAATAAAAATCCAAATATTGTTTTCACTGGAGAGCTATCGGGAGGTCGTCTAGCGGAAATTGTTCGAGGTGCAGGTCTATATGTCTCAGCTTCTGAATTAGAGGGTTTACCACTGTCGATGTTAGAAGCAATGCAAGAAGGTATTCCGATGTTGGCTAGCGACATTCCTCCCCATCAACAGTTGGTGGGAGACGATCGCGGCGTTATGTTCCAAACGGGTAATCTTGATTCTTTTGTAAGTCAGATGGATTGGGCAATTTCTAATCCTCAGGACATGGCGGAACGAGCCAATCGAGCCCAGGAGTTCATTCGTTTGGGTTATCAGTGGGATGCGATCGTCACTGATACGATCAAACTCTATCGATTTCTAAAGAGTGAACAGGAATATAATCATTCAATAATTTAA
- a CDS encoding glycosyltransferase family 4 protein: protein MRKPVITIFYQFDPWNPTIGGIQSIVRYFLKYAPPEFALRFVGTTASSDLAIGKWHVKELEGRELLFMPLLFLENDNIKQRVPTSVRYTQALMTRQLDSDFMHFHRIEPTLVTRSWSGEKTLFVHNDIYQQMSSNDDHSAISWRRFPQAYFFLEQSLVKQFDQIMSCNSDSMKLYQERYPDIASRIRYIRNIFDDQVFYPLSLLEREQARQSFARQLQLADDTQFILFAGRLQPQKDPLLLIDSIAALNQPNVHLLVVGDGDLMKQVQSRIAEQNLAQQVTLLGALEQRKLADLHRLASVCVLTSIYEGLPVVALESLACGTPLVTTRCGETPNLLTVDSGIICEERSPEVIAQALRQVLNHPDHYTACVEVVQPYSARHVVHSTYASMLHRWEQRTSASAVA from the coding sequence ATGCGCAAGCCCGTTATCACCATTTTTTATCAGTTTGACCCCTGGAATCCAACCATTGGGGGCATTCAATCGATCGTCCGCTATTTTCTTAAGTATGCGCCCCCTGAGTTTGCGTTGCGCTTTGTAGGAACCACTGCCTCATCTGACCTGGCGATCGGGAAATGGCATGTCAAAGAATTAGAAGGACGTGAGCTATTGTTTATGCCACTCCTCTTTTTAGAGAATGACAACATCAAACAGCGAGTCCCAACCTCTGTTCGCTATACGCAGGCTTTGATGACTCGTCAGCTAGACTCTGATTTTATGCATTTTCATCGGATAGAGCCAACCTTAGTCACTCGGAGTTGGTCAGGAGAAAAAACGCTGTTTGTTCACAATGATATTTATCAGCAGATGTCGTCAAATGACGATCACAGCGCAATTTCGTGGCGACGATTTCCTCAAGCTTATTTTTTCTTGGAACAGTCACTCGTCAAGCAGTTTGACCAAATTATGTCTTGCAATTCTGACTCGATGAAACTTTATCAAGAACGCTACCCGGACATTGCCAGTCGCATCCGATATATTCGCAACATTTTTGATGATCAGGTTTTTTACCCGCTCTCATTACTAGAACGAGAACAGGCACGACAATCTTTTGCCCGTCAACTCCAGCTTGCAGATGATACTCAATTCATTCTTTTTGCGGGGCGACTACAGCCTCAGAAAGATCCTCTGCTGTTGATTGATTCTATCGCGGCGCTGAACCAACCTAATGTTCATCTATTAGTAGTAGGAGACGGAGATTTGATGAAACAGGTTCAGAGCCGCATTGCCGAACAAAACTTGGCTCAGCAAGTCACTTTGTTAGGAGCCTTAGAGCAAAGAAAGCTGGCTGATCTCCATCGTCTTGCTAGTGTTTGTGTTTTGACCAGCATCTACGAAGGGTTGCCTGTCGTGGCGCTCGAATCTCTGGCTTGTGGGACTCCTTTGGTCACTACACGCTGTGGCGAAACTCCCAATCTATTGACGGTTGATAGCGGCATTATTTGTGAGGAGCGATCGCCTGAAGTCATTGCCCAAGCTCTGCGCCAAGTGCTTAACCATCCAGATCACTATACTGCTTGCGTCGAAGTTGTTCAGCCCTACAGTGCTCGGCATGTCGTTCATAGCACTTACGCCAGTATGTTACACCGTTGGGAGCAGCGCACCTCTGCCTCAGCTGTAGCCTAG
- the mnmH gene encoding tRNA 2-selenouridine(34) synthase MnmH, protein MPHLLTVETFINAPGILLDVRSPSEFAQGHIPGAVSFPLFSNDERSQVGICYKQNGRNAAVELGFAIAGSKFAGFIAEAKQLAGDRPIRLYCWRGGMRSEAVAWVLEMAGMNVSLLVGGYKAFRNWALSQFLIPKNAVSLGGMTGTCKTDILTALAQKGAQVLDLENLANHRGSSYGGIGLSPQPSTEHFENLIAVQWAKFHPERTVWIEAESKRIGTCRIPEALFQQMEEAKVIEICRPRSERLASLVQLYGVMDRADLIAATERIRKRLGGLRTQQAIELLQQGQITEAFNIVLDYYDKTYTYDLQRRKSMIQPLDVTGLLASSAAQALLEQEQSLNNSKILQTETL, encoded by the coding sequence GTGCCTCACTTGCTGACTGTTGAAACATTTATCAATGCCCCTGGAATTCTCTTGGATGTGCGCAGTCCATCTGAATTTGCTCAAGGGCATATTCCCGGTGCCGTAAGTTTTCCATTGTTTAGTAATGATGAACGATCGCAAGTTGGGATTTGTTACAAGCAAAATGGGCGGAATGCCGCAGTAGAGCTAGGATTTGCGATCGCGGGGTCAAAGTTTGCGGGTTTTATTGCAGAGGCAAAACAGTTGGCAGGCGATCGCCCTATCCGCCTTTACTGCTGGCGAGGTGGAATGCGAAGCGAAGCAGTCGCTTGGGTGCTAGAAATGGCAGGCATGAATGTTTCCCTATTGGTAGGTGGGTATAAAGCATTTCGCAACTGGGCACTCTCCCAATTTTTGATCCCTAAAAATGCAGTTAGTTTGGGTGGCATGACGGGAACCTGCAAAACAGATATTCTTACTGCTTTAGCCCAGAAAGGCGCACAGGTCTTAGATTTAGAAAATTTAGCCAATCATCGAGGTAGCAGTTATGGCGGAATCGGTCTATCGCCCCAGCCTTCCACCGAACACTTTGAGAACTTGATTGCAGTGCAGTGGGCAAAGTTTCACCCTGAGCGGACTGTCTGGATTGAGGCAGAGAGTAAACGAATTGGAACTTGCCGGATTCCGGAAGCGCTTTTTCAACAAATGGAAGAAGCAAAGGTCATTGAAATTTGCCGTCCTCGCTCAGAACGATTAGCGTCTCTCGTTCAATTGTATGGAGTCATGGATCGAGCAGATTTGATCGCTGCAACTGAGAGAATTCGGAAGCGCTTAGGTGGGCTGCGAACTCAACAAGCAATTGAGTTACTGCAACAAGGACAGATCACTGAGGCCTTTAATATTGTTCTAGACTATTACGACAAAACTTATACCTATGATTTGCAGCGACGGAAGAGCATGATTCAGCCCCTTGATGTTACGGGTCTTTTAGCAAGCTCAGCAGCACAAGCCTTACTAGAGCAGGAACAGTCATTGAACAATTCAAAAATTTTACAGACCGAAACTTTATAA
- a CDS encoding O-antigen ligase family protein, translated as MNSQSYQINSFLKKLEVVLSIGLLTIIPTMRSQPRIVELSVSLIIYTFIFSIFVKSWRRIIYVAFSDWILLSLCLLAVLSFTWSVNPSSTLSELKFLLRGTIFGIYLALRYSPRDLLRLLAWTAGISMILSIFMALFIPAYGLHNYDGALVWKGIFTHKQGLGAYMGLSASIFITHFIDPRSNRWLAGLGLGTAFLLIVLSDSKTGMSLLLLSLVFIPLYQVVKQQGALRTFLLLSALTLFGVIAMTIVMNFQTIVVDYMGKDPELTGRVPLWTLAIAKGMEHPILGFGYNGFWSSDASDIVIFHSWAVRDPYFRDRSILFHAHNGLVDQFLQFGFVGLTLFFLSIFTFLIRVIKLTLINRSAEDFWGFLFIVIFLFNNVTEGRIILYQDYLWIVYVAWAYSTALREQFLDHQNKSWLAERRNQIIPSSLSSKSLLNKVG; from the coding sequence TTGAACTCTCAATCCTATCAAATCAACTCTTTTCTAAAAAAGCTAGAAGTTGTTCTATCCATAGGTCTACTGACGATTATTCCAACGATGCGCTCTCAGCCCCGCATTGTTGAACTATCAGTTAGCTTAATTATTTACACATTTATTTTTAGCATTTTTGTCAAAAGCTGGAGACGAATAATCTACGTTGCTTTTAGCGATTGGATTCTATTGTCGCTGTGTCTCCTCGCCGTTCTATCATTCACGTGGTCTGTTAACCCTTCTAGCACTTTATCTGAACTTAAGTTTTTACTCCGTGGAACCATCTTTGGCATCTATCTCGCGCTGCGATATAGTCCCAGAGATTTACTGCGGCTGTTGGCTTGGACGGCTGGAATTTCTATGATTCTTAGCATTTTCATGGCTCTGTTTATTCCTGCCTATGGTTTACACAATTATGATGGGGCGCTGGTTTGGAAAGGAATTTTTACCCATAAGCAAGGTCTAGGCGCTTACATGGGTTTGTCAGCCTCAATTTTTATTACCCATTTCATTGATCCCAGAAGCAACCGTTGGCTGGCGGGTTTGGGTCTTGGGACAGCCTTTCTACTCATTGTGCTATCCGATAGCAAAACAGGGATGTCCCTGCTGCTGCTGTCCTTGGTTTTTATCCCGTTGTATCAAGTTGTGAAACAGCAAGGCGCATTGAGGACTTTTCTTCTACTTTCGGCGCTCACCTTGTTTGGTGTGATCGCAATGACTATCGTCATGAATTTTCAGACCATCGTGGTTGATTACATGGGCAAAGACCCAGAGTTAACGGGGCGAGTACCCTTGTGGACCTTGGCGATCGCCAAGGGAATGGAACACCCTATTCTAGGATTTGGCTATAACGGGTTTTGGAGTTCCGACGCTTCAGATATCGTCATCTTTCATTCCTGGGCAGTCAGAGATCCTTACTTCAGAGATCGCTCCATTCTCTTCCATGCTCACAACGGTTTAGTTGACCAGTTCCTACAATTTGGCTTCGTGGGTCTAACTCTATTTTTTCTCAGCATTTTCACATTCCTCATCCGAGTCATTAAACTGACCTTGATCAATCGTTCTGCCGAAGATTTTTGGGGATTTCTGTTTATCGTAATTTTCTTGTTCAATAACGTCACGGAGGGCAGAATCATTTTGTATCAAGATTATCTCTGGATTGTTTATGTTGCCTGGGCTTATTCAACAGCCCTACGAGAGCAATTCTTAGATCACCAGAATAAGTCCTGGCTAGCTGAGAGAAGAAATCAAATTATCCCCTCATCGCTCTCGTCGAAGTCATTGCTAAATAAAGTTGGATGA
- a CDS encoding glycosyltransferase family 4 protein, with product MRVAYVTTYNAQQIKSWGGGTAYFMAQEFQEQGVGVDYIGPLTENRQLTGLKWRFYRHILKQNYFLERNKRVAQDLANQVSKKLIATSANAVLAPIPTPICYLDCQQPITLWADATFAGLVNFYPDFCNLSQESLKDGHNSEQAALDRCRVAIFSSDWAAKTAVEHYNLNPSKVKVVPYGANLTGSHRDYDKIKNIVYTRPSNQCKLLLLGVDWVRKGGSLALDVAKMLNQAGLETTLTVVGCHPPSEQPIPSYVHSLGFIDKSTAAGTQKINDLLAESHFLILPSRSDCTPMVFGEANSFALPCLTTDVGGIPTLIKNDLNGKTFSLQSHAADYCDYILSLFINFSRYQELALSSFQEYEARLNWSVAVKTVKQIMSDTMS from the coding sequence ATAAGAGTTGCTTACGTTACAACCTACAACGCCCAACAGATTAAAAGCTGGGGAGGCGGAACAGCCTATTTTATGGCTCAGGAATTTCAAGAACAAGGAGTCGGAGTCGATTATATTGGTCCACTCACAGAAAATCGACAACTGACCGGACTCAAGTGGCGCTTTTATCGGCATATCTTAAAGCAAAACTACTTTTTAGAACGAAACAAACGGGTTGCCCAAGATCTAGCAAACCAAGTCTCTAAAAAACTCATCGCAACCTCTGCGAATGCCGTCCTTGCGCCTATTCCTACACCCATTTGTTATCTTGACTGCCAACAGCCCATTACCCTTTGGGCAGACGCAACCTTTGCAGGTCTAGTCAACTTCTATCCCGACTTTTGTAACCTCTCCCAAGAATCATTAAAAGATGGACATAATAGTGAGCAAGCGGCTCTAGATCGCTGCCGTGTCGCAATTTTCTCATCAGATTGGGCTGCCAAAACTGCTGTAGAGCACTACAACCTCAATCCCTCTAAAGTCAAAGTTGTGCCTTACGGCGCAAATCTGACTGGCTCCCATCGAGATTACGACAAAATTAAAAATATTGTTTATACTCGACCTTCCAACCAATGTAAGCTACTGCTTCTAGGAGTGGATTGGGTTCGTAAAGGAGGCAGCCTTGCCTTGGATGTTGCCAAGATGCTCAATCAAGCTGGATTAGAGACCACTTTAACAGTCGTGGGATGCCATCCTCCTTCAGAGCAACCTATTCCCAGCTACGTTCATTCCCTGGGTTTCATTGATAAATCTACAGCCGCAGGCACTCAAAAAATTAATGACTTACTTGCTGAATCACATTTTCTGATTCTCCCCTCTAGAAGTGACTGCACGCCTATGGTTTTTGGTGAAGCAAATTCCTTTGCTTTGCCTTGCCTCACAACTGATGTCGGCGGCATTCCCACTCTCATTAAAAATGATTTGAATGGGAAGACTTTTTCCTTGCAGTCTCATGCGGCTGATTACTGTGATTACATACTCAGTTTATTCATCAATTTTTCGAGATATCAAGAATTGGCACTGTCATCTTTCCAAGAATACGAAGCGCGCTTGAATTGGTCTGTTGCTGTCAAAACTGTTAAACAAATCATGTCTGATACTATGTCATGA